A genome region from Bacteroides stercoris ATCC 43183 includes the following:
- a CDS encoding SusC/RagA family TonB-linked outer membrane protein, giving the protein MTQKLHNLYGCILFITLSIWNGVGLYATNAQIQQDPKVKGLVVDEKGEAIIGATIQVSNSHERTVTNLEGAFTIAVPQNGQIVVTYIGYETQEIKVGKQKQLRIILKEENTVLNEVVVVGYGTMKRREMTSAISHVSAKELNQISSLDASMLLQGKVSSVSVSNTALANPNSTGSIQIRGISSRNASLSPLIVIDGIPGGDLTNINPADIESIDVLKDGAASAIYGTRGSNGVILVNLKKGTKDGQIHTTYSSSITFNKVKNELDIMNAEQYRAYCIPSNPLNDLGSSTDWFDEITRLGVTHMHTITLSGGNARTNYRLTADYRNAEGVDLRSDRREYGARASINHTTKDGLFTFSANISPRDIKRQLAPNVFTGAIQNNPTIPVYDSKEKNGYYRFPSGSGLYNIVERLTEEQDDTEIDILEWNASAGINLLPLFKPQNPDMVLKSQITVSQYKVDKLIGTFTPSTYGPNVNAEVNGKAKRSFAKSSDTNLEWITNFSTRIKEHQIRAMVGYSYMYGVSQGFDAENWNFDSDALGYNNLGAGLYASIEGKTMMGSSKSDHKLISFFGRVNYDWKERYMLTFSLRHEGSSRFGQNHKWGNFPAFSLGWRISDEKFMKSISWIDDLKIRYDYGITGNQEIGNYQSLATYQAFGWYQYNGNSFHVWGPSKNVNSELRWEQGRNQNIGLDFSLFKSRISGSFNYYIRKQEDLLGNYNVPTPPNLYSSIYANVGTLRNTGFEFDITANLIKAKDFTWNMTIVGATNNNKFVSFSNDIYKGQSYYSTCKMSNPNNPGYLQRIEEGQRIGNYFTYRYAGVDKEGDWMVYNKDGKAIPVAEATEEDKSITGNGLPKFTGSMTHNIVYKNFDLTLALRGACGFDIFNVHDFYYGLQSGTTNLLTSAFSKNAHIKKGINILSDYFIEPGDYIKIDNITLGYTLNLKKKYIDKIRVFGTANNLYTFTKFSGVDPSTYQINGLTPGTFGGNANYYPSAFQFILGLQVNF; this is encoded by the coding sequence ATGACTCAAAAATTACATAACCTATATGGCTGCATCTTATTTATTACGCTATCCATTTGGAACGGAGTAGGCCTATATGCAACAAATGCGCAAATACAACAAGACCCCAAAGTAAAAGGTCTTGTCGTAGATGAAAAAGGCGAAGCAATCATCGGTGCCACAATTCAAGTAAGCAATTCACATGAACGAACTGTAACAAATCTTGAGGGTGCATTCACCATTGCAGTCCCTCAAAACGGACAAATTGTCGTTACATATATCGGTTATGAAACACAAGAAATAAAAGTAGGAAAACAAAAGCAGCTGCGAATTATCCTAAAAGAAGAAAATACAGTCTTAAATGAAGTAGTCGTTGTCGGATATGGTACAATGAAACGCAGAGAAATGACTTCCGCTATTTCACACGTCAGTGCAAAAGAACTGAATCAAATATCCAGTTTAGATGCTTCCATGCTTTTACAGGGAAAAGTCTCAAGTGTATCTGTTTCCAACACAGCCTTAGCCAACCCGAATAGTACAGGTAGTATTCAAATACGTGGTATATCCTCCCGTAATGCAAGCCTTAGCCCACTCATTGTCATTGACGGCATTCCGGGAGGAGACTTAACCAACATAAACCCTGCAGACATAGAGTCCATCGACGTTTTAAAAGATGGAGCAGCATCTGCCATTTACGGAACCCGTGGTAGTAATGGTGTTATCTTGGTCAATCTCAAAAAAGGAACGAAAGACGGTCAAATCCATACAACATACAGTTCATCCATAACCTTCAACAAAGTAAAAAATGAACTTGATATTATGAATGCAGAGCAATATCGTGCATATTGCATACCATCCAATCCTTTAAATGACCTAGGATCCTCTACAGACTGGTTTGATGAAATCACCCGCTTAGGTGTCACACACATGCACACTATTACTTTGTCAGGAGGAAACGCCCGTACCAACTACCGATTGACAGCCGACTATCGTAATGCAGAGGGAGTAGATCTCCGTTCCGATCGTCGGGAATATGGAGCACGTGCAAGCATCAACCACACTACCAAGGATGGACTTTTTACGTTTTCAGCCAATATTAGTCCCCGTGATATTAAACGCCAGCTTGCTCCCAATGTATTTACTGGAGCCATACAAAATAATCCAACCATACCTGTGTATGATTCAAAAGAGAAAAACGGCTATTACCGCTTTCCTTCTGGCAGCGGATTATATAACATAGTTGAACGCCTCACAGAAGAGCAAGATGATACCGAAATAGACATATTGGAATGGAACGCTTCTGCGGGAATCAATTTACTTCCGCTTTTCAAACCCCAAAACCCCGACATGGTATTAAAATCCCAAATAACGGTATCACAATACAAAGTTGACAAATTAATAGGAACATTTACCCCCTCGACATACGGACCCAATGTAAATGCGGAAGTTAATGGAAAAGCAAAACGTTCTTTTGCCAAAAGTTCAGATACCAATCTTGAATGGATTACCAATTTTTCTACCCGTATAAAAGAACATCAAATACGTGCTATGGTAGGATATAGCTACATGTATGGTGTCAGTCAGGGATTCGATGCAGAGAACTGGAACTTTGATTCAGACGCTCTGGGATATAACAATTTAGGAGCAGGATTATATGCCTCCATAGAAGGGAAAACGATGATGGGCTCATCTAAGAGCGATCACAAATTGATATCATTCTTCGGACGAGTGAACTACGATTGGAAAGAAAGATATATGCTCACATTCTCTTTACGCCACGAAGGATCATCTCGATTTGGGCAAAACCATAAATGGGGAAACTTCCCGGCTTTTTCACTTGGCTGGCGCATTTCGGATGAAAAATTCATGAAATCCATCTCCTGGATTGACGATTTAAAAATACGCTATGACTATGGAATTACCGGTAATCAGGAAATTGGCAATTACCAATCACTCGCTACCTATCAAGCCTTTGGATGGTATCAATACAACGGAAACAGTTTCCATGTATGGGGGCCAAGTAAAAATGTCAATTCCGAACTCCGGTGGGAACAAGGACGCAACCAAAATATAGGACTTGATTTTTCTTTATTCAAAAGCCGTATCAGCGGTTCGTTCAACTATTACATTCGCAAGCAGGAAGATCTTCTTGGAAACTACAATGTTCCTACCCCTCCCAACTTGTACAGTTCCATATATGCCAATGTAGGAACATTGCGCAACACAGGATTCGAGTTTGACATCACAGCCAACCTCATTAAAGCGAAGGATTTTACATGGAACATGACCATTGTCGGTGCTACAAACAACAATAAATTTGTCAGTTTCTCCAATGACATCTACAAAGGACAGAGTTATTATTCCACTTGTAAAATGTCCAATCCTAACAATCCAGGATACCTGCAACGGATTGAAGAAGGGCAGCGAATCGGTAACTATTTCACCTATCGCTATGCCGGTGTAGACAAAGAAGGAGATTGGATGGTATATAATAAGGATGGGAAAGCCATTCCTGTAGCTGAAGCGACAGAAGAAGATAAGAGTATTACAGGCAATGGTTTACCCAAATTTACAGGATCAATGACCCACAACATTGTTTATAAGAACTTTGATCTGACCCTTGCATTGCGAGGAGCATGCGGATTCGACATTTTTAATGTACACGATTTCTACTATGGTCTTCAGAGTGGAACAACCAACTTGCTGACCTCTGCCTTCTCAAAGAATGCACATATAAAAAAGGGAATCAATATTCTGAGCGATTACTTCATTGAACCCGGAGATTACATAAAAATCGACAACATCACATTAGGATATACGCTCAACTTAAAGAAGAAATACATCGATAAAATTCGTGTTTTTGGCACAGCCAACAATCTATATACATTTACTAAGTTTTCTGGCGTTGATCCTTCAACCTACCAGATTAATGGGTTGACCCCTGGAACATTTGGAGGCAATGCGAATTATTACCCTTCCGCTTTCCAATTCATCTTGGGTTTACAAGTTAATTTTTAA
- a CDS encoding RagB/SusD family nutrient uptake outer membrane protein, producing MKKLKDIIKVGLITITACSFSSCTDLGESVYSSVMSDNYYRSKQDIINAVFRPFEGIYSTVNQANWSEECCADQLITPSRGTWWVDGGAWAKFHRHQYDDLVEERWNQEWNSIYLTIAQANVILDDLNRLSPDYFGISSKEWNEFKGQLRCIRSYQYLRLLNAYRNVVLCTTSDQAINKLPENQKQVEPKTLFNFIEKELTDCLNILPAKNGQSGNGIQQGQCTKAFAAGLLVRLYLNAEKWIGEARWNSCEEMCTRIIKGEFGYYEVGPNWYEAFDWNNDTSNEVIFAFPSSYGMNHWHMLQNHRTVYGRSMPYGSANYLDIEGDGERNPQFAISPSYDNQNPPQLFTYELGMVTQKFLKYPGDVRYKQYKNTSSKSREGMFFLEGKIPNARMNGGYAYDPFNQYVIYLRDQVGRFESKAADGVISNPNYAESKYENGDFNSGFYCVKYPFYSFSGGYFAESDYTIMRFPEIIYSKAECLLRLNRVAEAGKLLNSVRKRNYKNFDANIAYEPEGNVKLDLKEMLDEWGREFLNETRRRTDLIRFGRFQEEWWDKPRDKDNHYEIFPIPQKVLEQNKYLKQNPGYPDITR from the coding sequence ATGAAAAAATTAAAAGACATAATAAAAGTAGGGCTCATCACAATTACAGCCTGCAGTTTTTCATCGTGTACAGATTTGGGAGAATCCGTATATAGTTCTGTAATGTCCGACAACTATTACAGAAGTAAACAAGACATCATTAATGCCGTTTTTAGACCCTTCGAAGGGATTTATTCCACTGTCAACCAAGCAAACTGGAGCGAAGAATGCTGTGCAGACCAGTTAATCACGCCCAGTCGCGGTACATGGTGGGTTGACGGAGGAGCATGGGCTAAATTTCATCGCCACCAATACGACGACTTAGTAGAAGAACGTTGGAATCAAGAATGGAACAGCATTTATTTAACAATAGCCCAAGCCAACGTTATTCTCGACGACTTAAATCGGCTGTCACCCGATTACTTTGGAATCAGCAGTAAAGAATGGAACGAGTTTAAAGGTCAACTGCGATGCATCCGCTCCTATCAGTACTTGCGCTTACTCAACGCCTACCGTAATGTTGTGTTATGTACGACTTCTGACCAGGCTATCAATAAGCTGCCCGAAAATCAAAAGCAGGTAGAACCGAAAACCCTGTTCAATTTCATAGAAAAAGAATTGACAGATTGCCTAAACATTCTGCCGGCCAAAAACGGACAGTCAGGTAATGGTATACAACAAGGACAGTGCACGAAAGCTTTTGCTGCAGGACTATTAGTACGCTTATACTTAAATGCAGAGAAATGGATAGGTGAAGCCAGATGGAATTCATGTGAAGAAATGTGCACCCGCATCATAAAAGGAGAATTTGGATACTATGAAGTTGGACCAAACTGGTACGAAGCATTTGATTGGAACAATGATACATCCAATGAAGTAATCTTTGCCTTTCCTTCTTCCTACGGAATGAACCACTGGCATATGCTACAAAACCACCGCACTGTATATGGACGTAGCATGCCTTATGGATCTGCCAACTATTTAGATATAGAAGGAGATGGAGAACGAAATCCACAGTTTGCTATTTCTCCAAGTTATGATAATCAAAATCCTCCCCAGTTATTTACATATGAATTGGGTATGGTAACTCAAAAGTTCCTCAAATATCCGGGAGACGTGCGTTACAAACAATACAAAAACACAAGCAGCAAATCACGTGAAGGAATGTTTTTCCTAGAAGGTAAAATACCCAACGCGCGCATGAACGGAGGATATGCTTACGATCCATTTAATCAATATGTGATATACCTTAGAGACCAAGTAGGACGATTTGAATCAAAAGCAGCAGATGGAGTCATTTCCAATCCCAACTATGCAGAATCTAAATATGAAAACGGAGATTTCAACTCAGGGTTCTATTGTGTAAAATATCCATTCTACTCCTTTTCTGGAGGATATTTCGCAGAGTCAGATTATACCATCATGCGATTCCCAGAAATCATATATTCCAAGGCAGAATGTTTACTTCGCTTAAACAGAGTAGCTGAAGCCGGTAAATTGCTCAATAGCGTCCGCAAACGCAACTATAAAAACTTCGATGCAAACATAGCCTATGAGCCAGAAGGAAATGTAAAACTAGATTTAAAAGAGATGCTGGATGAATGGGGACGAGAATTTCTCAATGAGACTCGTCGCCGTACAGACCTCATACGCTTTGGTCGTTTCCAGGAAGAATGGTGGGATAAGCCTCGTGACAAAGATAACCATTATGAAATCTTTCCGATTCCCCAAAAAGTATTGGAGCAAAACAAATATTTAAAACAAAACCCAGGCTATCCTGATATAACTCGCTGA
- a CDS encoding type II toxin-antitoxin system HipA family toxin, giving the protein MKDILKITVSLAGRTVGTLQMTPERDRCVFEYDKEWMADGFSISPWELPFQTGLIYSKERSLGGGFAAFEDSMPDGYGLYLLDRMLRREGSSLGELSPLQRLSLVGQSGMGALCYQPEVSQEQTSNLTDIDFDELQLKALDVLSEKSDADASFLYYNSRNSGGARPKAVFKDADGTDWIVKFRHVYDPLDIGKVEYHYMKTAQKCGIDIPEIRLIHDSYFCIQRFDIQKDRRIHTLTAAALLQIDFRTQSIDYVNLLALTGYLTQDPVQVEQMFRRMVFNIVCINKDDHAKNFSFLCENGQWRLAPAYDITYSPQGTRGEHATSVKYSGRPCLEDVIAAGTGIRISRKRCMEIIEEIESVCCTELDRVESLTS; this is encoded by the coding sequence ATGAAAGATATTCTAAAAATAACCGTTTCATTAGCGGGACGTACAGTAGGCACTTTGCAGATGACACCGGAGAGAGACCGATGTGTGTTTGAATACGACAAAGAGTGGATGGCCGATGGTTTCTCGATATCTCCATGGGAATTGCCATTCCAGACCGGATTGATTTACTCCAAAGAAAGAAGTTTGGGTGGAGGATTTGCAGCGTTTGAGGACAGTATGCCAGATGGCTATGGTCTTTATCTGCTTGACAGAATGCTTCGCCGTGAAGGTAGCTCATTGGGGGAACTTTCTCCTCTTCAAAGGCTGTCTCTGGTAGGTCAGTCCGGAATGGGAGCACTTTGTTACCAACCGGAAGTTTCCCAAGAACAGACTTCAAACCTTACAGACATAGACTTCGACGAGCTTCAGCTCAAAGCGCTTGATGTGCTCTCCGAGAAGAGTGATGCGGATGCCTCTTTCCTATACTACAACAGCCGAAATTCAGGTGGGGCAAGACCCAAGGCGGTGTTTAAGGATGCTGACGGTACAGACTGGATAGTCAAGTTCCGGCATGTCTACGATCCTTTGGATATAGGCAAGGTTGAATATCATTACATGAAGACCGCACAGAAATGCGGCATCGACATCCCGGAAATCCGTCTGATCCATGACAGCTACTTCTGCATCCAAAGGTTCGATATCCAAAAAGATCGGCGTATCCATACACTGACAGCGGCAGCCCTCCTGCAGATTGATTTTCGCACCCAGAGCATAGATTATGTAAACCTACTTGCACTGACCGGTTACCTGACTCAGGATCCGGTACAGGTGGAGCAGATGTTCCGAAGGATGGTCTTCAACATCGTCTGCATCAACAAAGACGACCATGCCAAAAACTTCAGTTTCCTCTGCGAAAACGGTCAGTGGAGACTGGCTCCTGCCTACGATATTACCTACTCCCCGCAGGGAACCAGAGGCGAACATGCAACGTCTGTCAAGTATTCGGGCCGTCCTTGCCTGGAGGATGTCATCGCGGCCGGCACCGGCATCCGTATAAGCAGAAAGCGCTGTATGGAAATCATTGAAGAAATCGAATCAGTATGTTGCACAGAACTTGATAGGGTTGAGTCACTTACATCCTGA
- a CDS encoding DUF6377 domain-containing protein codes for MNSLRYIMSITFSLLSMLIYANRDIDSLLHVLDHDLSNYSRYENRKKQRIENLKSIIVSPLSTDRYDLNLSIYNEYKTYSSDSAFHYLYQNLSLAQQLQNYPCEIETLLEEVYLLTCVGMYLEAKDVLSKINRSTIPPSLLGRYYMYSKRLFFETGVSLPRNKHTSKYYRNIGLTYRDSILQILPPTDDAYLSEKMFQSKEKRDYSKAMHWNDERMKSATFGTALYALVAYDRAGILKTMGKDDESLYYLILSAISDVRSAIQEQSSIMLLAQIMYERGDINRANTYINFSWRVTEAYNTRMRNWRHIIPYSMINSRFKEIISKQNEKLQSYLLLITLLTFLLGVALIYVYRQMSRLKVAKEKQQSLNRELSEVNNKLEKINNHLQMTNLELIDSNNIKEVYISRFFKLCSTYVDRMYQFRKQVNRKLLKKDYADLMKMTACASDVLATEQQELYAHFDSAFLHLFPNFVTSVNKLLLPEEQFILKERELLNTELRICALIRLGFVKSAQIAELLHYSPTTIYNYRTRLREKAVSRDVFEEKVMQIQ; via the coding sequence ATGAATTCATTACGCTATATTATGTCTATCACATTTTCTTTACTTTCTATGTTGATCTATGCTAATAGAGACATAGATTCTTTACTCCATGTCTTAGACCATGATCTTAGCAATTACAGCAGGTATGAAAATAGGAAAAAACAACGCATAGAAAATTTAAAATCTATCATTGTATCCCCTCTATCTACAGACCGCTATGATCTAAACTTATCCATATACAACGAATACAAAACATACAGTTCAGATTCTGCATTTCATTATCTTTACCAGAATTTATCATTAGCTCAACAATTACAGAATTATCCATGTGAAATAGAAACCTTATTAGAGGAAGTTTATCTGCTTACATGTGTCGGAATGTATTTAGAAGCTAAAGATGTGCTATCAAAGATCAACCGCTCTACCATCCCCCCTTCTCTCCTAGGTAGATATTATATGTATAGCAAACGTCTGTTTTTTGAAACAGGTGTAAGCCTACCCCGAAATAAACACACATCGAAGTATTATAGAAATATAGGACTGACTTATCGTGATTCCATTTTGCAGATATTGCCCCCAACCGACGATGCTTATTTATCAGAAAAAATGTTTCAATCGAAAGAAAAAAGGGACTACTCTAAAGCCATGCACTGGAATGACGAACGTATGAAATCGGCTACGTTCGGAACAGCATTGTATGCCTTGGTTGCTTATGACCGTGCTGGCATCTTAAAGACAATGGGCAAAGATGATGAATCTTTGTATTATCTTATCCTCTCAGCTATTTCAGACGTGCGCTCTGCCATACAGGAACAGTCATCCATCATGCTTTTGGCACAAATTATGTATGAAAGAGGTGATATCAATCGTGCAAATACTTATATTAATTTTTCTTGGAGAGTGACAGAGGCATATAATACTCGCATGAGAAATTGGAGACATATCATACCATATTCTATGATAAATAGTCGTTTCAAAGAAATAATCAGCAAGCAAAATGAAAAACTGCAATCGTATTTATTACTCATTACATTACTGACCTTCCTACTTGGAGTAGCTCTGATTTACGTTTACCGTCAAATGTCAAGACTAAAAGTAGCCAAAGAAAAACAACAGAGTCTAAACAGAGAACTATCTGAAGTGAACAATAAATTAGAGAAAATCAACAACCACTTACAAATGACGAACCTCGAACTTATAGACAGTAATAATATCAAAGAAGTATATATCTCACGTTTTTTCAAGTTATGCTCCACTTATGTTGACCGTATGTACCAATTTCGTAAACAAGTTAACAGAAAGTTGCTTAAAAAAGACTATGCAGATTTGATGAAAATGACAGCATGTGCTAGTGATGTACTTGCCACGGAACAGCAGGAACTCTACGCTCACTTTGACTCAGCATTTTTACACCTGTTCCCCAATTTTGTCACTTCCGTTAACAAACTACTTCTCCCTGAAGAACAATTTATTCTCAAAGAAAGAGAACTGCTAAATACCGAACTTCGTATCTGTGCTTTGATACGTCTAGGGTTTGTTAAAAGTGCGCAGATTGCAGAATTATTACATTACTCACCTACTACGATTTATAATTACCGTACGCGTCTACGAGAGAAAGCTGTATCCCGTGATGTGTTCGAAGAAAAAGTAATGCAAATTCAATAA
- a CDS encoding recombinase family protein has product MGEKIGYARVSTREQNLSSQEDALSKAGCIRIFTDKISGKEFNREGLKACMDYLRAEDTLVIFRLDRLGRSVKEMLDLCAQLESRHIKLVSLQDNLDTSTAVGRFTMQILASLAEYNRNLILEGCKAGIEAAQKRGVKFGRQAGTKMKKPKKEAVITMYKAGTSIKDIMNITGIKSIQTIYNYLKEEHITPSRR; this is encoded by the coding sequence ATGGGAGAAAAAATAGGATATGCGCGAGTCAGTACGAGAGAGCAGAACCTCTCGTCTCAGGAGGATGCACTCAGCAAGGCCGGATGCATCCGAATCTTCACGGACAAAATTTCCGGAAAGGAGTTCAATCGTGAAGGTCTGAAGGCTTGCATGGATTATCTGCGTGCGGAAGATACTTTGGTCATTTTCCGTTTGGATCGTTTGGGTCGTTCCGTCAAGGAAATGCTCGACCTTTGTGCACAGCTCGAAAGCCGTCACATCAAGCTGGTCTCCCTGCAGGACAATCTCGACACATCCACGGCAGTCGGCAGATTTACCATGCAGATTCTGGCTTCTTTGGCTGAGTATAACCGCAACCTGATTCTGGAGGGATGCAAGGCAGGCATCGAAGCTGCCCAGAAGCGGGGTGTGAAGTTTGGCCGTCAGGCTGGAACCAAGATGAAGAAACCCAAGAAGGAAGCAGTCATTACCATGTATAAGGCTGGTACCTCCATCAAGGATATCATGAATATTACCGGCATCAAATCCATTCAGACAATCTACAATTATTTGAAGGAAGAGCATATCACTCCCAGTAGGCGTTGA
- a CDS encoding glycerophosphodiester phosphodiesterase family protein, translating to MRKKHFPPLFTDKGTTIKKIVMNYCCWILLLCIGSIFTACSDEDPVKKNPYLSTSTRAMLKEVVEVKILNIDRNITVHVDFGDGTVKEGIASDVITHQYTKSGDYMMNIIAGEHNIQKRIRIYNLLALSEAMKQFKDPDYKTVWVMTHRAHTTDLSIPENSISSVSAAIKSGAEIIECDTHVTKDGVVVVCHDQTINSTTNGSGDITKMTFEEIQKYNLKDRNGNLTDEKIPTLEAFLKAGRGRIYFNLDYSPRTASSKQVFDIVSKLDMIESVFFYCNSEQKVKEILDLDKNAHAYPWVGSHKPLVGLPGTYFIQGSYLTNGKNTDVSKGIADGMIVSIGMLAWTGSEVSEYELNETYLDDLLSVFPEVKMIMTDVPKELIKALKQRGKR from the coding sequence ATGAGAAAAAAACATTTTCCTCCCTTGTTCACCGACAAAGGAACAACGATTAAAAAAATCGTGATGAATTATTGTTGTTGGATACTCCTATTATGTATAGGTAGTATATTTACAGCATGTTCAGATGAAGACCCTGTGAAAAAGAATCCTTATCTTTCCACTAGCACCAGAGCTATGTTGAAAGAAGTGGTAGAAGTAAAAATCTTGAATATCGACAGGAACATTACCGTGCATGTTGACTTTGGGGATGGAACTGTAAAAGAAGGCATAGCTAGTGATGTCATTACTCACCAATACACCAAGAGTGGTGATTACATGATGAATATAATAGCAGGAGAACATAATATCCAGAAGCGAATAAGAATTTATAACTTGCTAGCGTTAAGTGAGGCAATGAAACAATTTAAAGACCCGGACTACAAGACCGTATGGGTAATGACTCACCGAGCACATACAACCGATTTAAGCATTCCGGAAAACTCGATTTCGTCCGTATCAGCAGCCATTAAATCAGGAGCAGAAATAATCGAATGTGATACCCATGTAACAAAAGACGGTGTCGTTGTTGTTTGCCATGATCAAACCATCAATTCAACGACCAATGGAAGCGGTGATATAACGAAAATGACATTCGAGGAAATTCAAAAATATAATTTAAAAGATAGAAATGGCAATCTAACAGACGAAAAGATTCCAACATTGGAAGCCTTTTTAAAAGCCGGTCGCGGAAGAATCTATTTTAATTTAGACTACTCTCCACGAACAGCATCCAGTAAACAAGTGTTTGACATAGTCAGCAAATTAGACATGATTGAGTCTGTATTCTTCTATTGCAACAGTGAACAAAAAGTAAAAGAAATATTAGATTTAGACAAAAATGCACATGCATATCCATGGGTTGGATCACACAAGCCTCTCGTTGGTTTACCAGGAACCTATTTTATCCAAGGAAGTTATTTAACAAATGGCAAGAATACGGATGTATCTAAAGGCATAGCAGATGGAATGATAGTTTCCATAGGCATGCTTGCTTGGACAGGAAGTGAAGTTTCTGAATATGAACTAAACGAAACATACTTAGATGATTTACTATCTGTTTTTCCAGAGGTAAAAATGATTATGACCGATGTTCCTAAAGAACTTATCAAAGCCTTGAAACAACGAGGAAAACGTTAA
- a CDS encoding helix-turn-helix domain-containing protein: MKYSFDIFDKNPERLAKILAENARKRRLDKGLSRRSLSERTGIPEPTLERFETKGKISLEAFLKLVVEFDWFDEMSAILGRSKFSTGEELETINKNQRRQRGR, translated from the coding sequence ATGAAATATAGTTTTGATATTTTCGATAAAAATCCGGAGCGTTTGGCTAAAATACTAGCCGAGAACGCACGCAAACGCAGACTGGATAAGGGACTGAGCAGACGCAGTCTTTCTGAAAGGACAGGTATTCCGGAACCGACACTCGAACGGTTTGAGACCAAGGGAAAGATTTCGCTGGAGGCATTTCTGAAACTGGTGGTTGAATTCGATTGGTTTGATGAAATGAGTGCCATCCTAGGCAGAAGCAAGTTCAGCACCGGAGAGGAGCTGGAGACAATCAACAAAAACCAAAGAAGACAAAGAGGACGATGA